Proteins found in one Candidatus Woesearchaeota archaeon genomic segment:
- a CDS encoding helix-turn-helix domain-containing protein, with translation MIVKEEFLSKLRRYFALNLYEVKIWTALLSRGVSTAGELSDIANVPRSRSYDVLESLEKKGFAITKLGKPIKYIAVAPEEVVERVKKNMKVEADERVKRLEEMKGTDVLEELKTLHTQGIDLIEPTDLSGSLRGRHNLDNHLELTIRNAENSVTLMTTATGLIRKAEGLKSTFERLKKRGVKIRIAAPLTKESSEAVKDLRNLAEIRNVDSNARFCIVDGKELIFMVLDDKDVHPSYDLGIWVNSPFFARTMESLFDTAWRDMKPIK, from the coding sequence ATGATCGTCAAAGAAGAATTTTTAAGCAAGCTCCGCCGATACTTCGCACTCAATCTCTATGAAGTTAAAATCTGGACAGCGCTGCTCTCTCGCGGTGTTTCGACTGCTGGTGAGCTTTCTGACATTGCTAATGTTCCACGAAGTAGAAGTTATGATGTTCTTGAAAGCCTTGAGAAAAAAGGATTTGCCATAACCAAGCTCGGCAAGCCGATAAAATATATTGCAGTCGCTCCTGAAGAAGTTGTTGAGCGCGTCAAGAAAAACATGAAAGTTGAAGCAGACGAGCGTGTCAAACGGCTTGAAGAGATGAAAGGCACCGATGTGCTTGAAGAGCTCAAGACACTCCACACCCAAGGCATTGACCTGATTGAGCCAACTGATCTTTCTGGCAGCCTGCGCGGCAGGCACAACCTTGACAATCATCTTGAACTCACAATTAGAAACGCAGAAAATTCCGTAACCCTGATGACCACGGCAACTGGCCTGATCCGCAAGGCAGAAGGCCTCAAGTCAACCTTTGAGCGCCTGAAAAAGCGCGGTGTAAAAATTAGAATTGCGGCGCCACTTACCAAAGAATCTTCCGAAGCAGTCAAGGATCTGCGCAACCTCGCGGAAATCCGCAATGTTGACAGCAACGCGCGATTCTGCATTGTCGACGGGAAAGAACTTATTTTCATGGTGCTGGATGACAAGGACGTGCACCCGAGCTATGACCTCGGCATCTGGGTCAACTCGCCATTCTTCGCCCGAACCATGGAAAGCCTGTTTGACACGGCATGGCGAGATATGAAGCCGATTAAGTAA